From one Borrelia duttonii Ly genomic stretch:
- a CDS encoding variable large family protein — protein MKKEKKEEGKVRVVILMMMMVMMMMGCNSGGVKDPEKVFLSEMVNLGKGFLDVFVSFGDMITGTLGIKAETKKSDIGKYFSDIEKTMISVKEKLQSEVVKNGNYEKVKTVVEHFITGTLDKIVAGVKEAAKGATGDIAIGNAVKNEDAKPAEAASINALVKGIKEVVDVVLKKGEGDSNATKTGDTEKKSIGKLLSGKGANSGTEQQAAAASASIGAVSGADILQAIANSGEAAAGKADDKDLAVASANKDAVIAGGIALRAMAKGGQLAAKNGEDKSEYAVNGASASAVNKTLSTLIIAIRNTVDSGLKKINETLATIKQEDKTSEASGVQQQ, from the coding sequence ATGAAGAAAGAGAAAAAAGAAGAGGGGAAAGTAAGAGTAGTGATATTAATGATGATGATGGTGATGATGATGATGGGATGTAATAGTGGGGGAGTAAAGGATCCGGAGAAAGTATTTTTGAGTGAGATGGTAAATTTAGGGAAAGGATTTTTGGACGTATTTGTGAGTTTTGGCGATATGATTACAGGGACATTGGGGATAAAGGCAGAGACTAAAAAAAGTGATATAGGGAAGTATTTTAGTGATATTGAGAAGACTATGATTTCAGTTAAGGAGAAGTTGCAATCAGAAGTGGTAAAGAATGGGAATTATGAAAAAGTTAAAACAGTTGTTGAGCATTTTATTACTGGTACTTTAGATAAGATTGTTGCAGGAGTAAAGGAAGCAGCAAAAGGGGCTACTGGTGATATTGCTATAGGAAATGCTGTCAAAAATGAGGATGCTAAACCTGCAGAAGCTGCAAGTATAAATGCTCTCGTTAAAGGAATTAAGGAAGTAGTTGACGTAGTTTTAAAGAAGGGTGAAGGGGATTCAAATGCTACAAAGACTGGAGATACTGAAAAAAAATCAATCGGTAAGTTGCTTAGTGGTAAAGGTGCCAATAGTGGAACAGAACAACAGGCTGCAGCGGCAAGTGCGTCAATAGGAGCGGTAAGTGGTGCTGATATTTTGCAAGCTATTGCTAACTCTGGTGAGGCTGCTGCTGGTAAGGCTGATGATAAAGATCTTGCAGTAGCATCAGCAAATAAAGATGCAGTTATTGCAGGAGGGATAGCATTAAGAGCTATGGCTAAAGGTGGTCAACTTGCTGCTAAGAATGGGGAAGATAAATCTGAGTATGCGGTAAATGGTGCATCAGCAAGTGCAGTAAATAAAACACTAAGTACTCTTATAATTGCGATAAGAAATACAGTTGATAGTGGATTAAAAAAGATAAATGAAACATTGGCTACAATTAAGCAAGAAGATAAGACATCAGAAGCATCTGGTGTGCAACAACAATAA